The Podospora pseudopauciseta strain CBS 411.78 chromosome 2 map unlocalized CBS411.78m_2, whole genome shotgun sequence genome has a window encoding:
- the EIS1 gene encoding Eisosome assembly protein (COG:S; EggNog:ENOG503NYY1), translating into MVSASLTTHGVAPRPIAQNNTGRLRYANAEDLPGYPSAGLTEGSAAAASAAATLGWANRKPTEVWKPNSNITSTSASTAALLAAGNKTSPVGRENQPVGTAGSQAAVAASSAQRQPKAPSSPPSQWVSSAANLAFSANKPPPPPAITVSNAAGTTPEPATLGRQNSLRAAKGAMAGLRPRAKSTPQPVVQETYPDQANSASNALSAATIAHRPTLSETGGAVPFTTMDRTMFTSNPPVRREVEEKQRADVLHASAVAMAKRMYNQQQRRTEESTKAHARSSSFPRHGPNRPLDADEEPPVMHNNLQEAAYRLAQERLAKLQEEHQKNRNMSDYYGTPGGPSRTKFGTIRGRLTRKRSSSDGDLLEDQRRSQHIRKQMSMLNSKLSEVDEEKRAKDRQALLAAAQRNVRAQLHDMDEKVLAEKGGIKAKPMGDWERKALIAAQTRFDENNTSYHSGKIDIGGGKFMDQSEVDAIAARKVQPLLDEINERAEREQARLEEERLEEERRREEAKRERLREKEVQDIHKKLKDQQKEDEKARKAELKEENKRRKEEIKAIKQEHKLAAMEGKQKEKEVIGPPPAVDTEETAVEPVAEPSPETEDKQPTTAHRHALSISFPRRKKITKETPSSPEKSPKSEGESHGKVRTWLLSRLPRPRAKSSSAAEGPNDPSTAKKGAFIGGAALARLVHNNSSSPSVAGSQPQAAINRPSTSGADNLGTSSSLHEVAMAGRPQPHDEPGEASGLNPPPPAIVRPVTPARTISQVSVPVSDVSERTVSSLSSSDDGHTVDKFVEARSQLGSPLTPPRTLGGRLGVPVAGSNGRSSPLGRESRFSENLSE; encoded by the exons CTACCCATCTGCTGGACTGACCGAGGGgagcgctgctgctgcgagtGCTGCTGCCACACTAGGCTGGGCAAACAGAAAACCGACAGAAGTCTGGAAGCCCAactccaacatcaccagtACATCCGCCTCAACCGCCGCGCTCTTGGCTGCCGGCAACAAGACATCACCAGTCGGCCGTGAGAACCAGCCCGTTGGCACCGCCGGATCTCAAGCCGCTGTGGCTGCTAGTTCAGCACAACGGCAACCGAaagcaccatcatcaccgccatcgcAGTGGGTGTCGTCAGCGGCAAACCTGGCTTTTAGTGCTAAcaaaccgccgccgccgccagccaTCACCGTATCAAATGCAGCTGGGACGACCCCGGAACCAGCTACTCTTGGGAGGCAGAACTCTCTGCGCGCTGCCAAGGGGGCCATGGCAGGTTTGAGACCACGAGCAAAGTCGACTCCTCAACCTGTGGTGCAAGAGACATATCCTGACCAAGCGAACTCCGCTTCGAATGCCCTGAGCGCTGCCACAATAGCACACCGACCAACGCTATCCGAAACGGGAGGAGCCGTTCCATTCACCACCATGGACAGGACGATGTTTACTTCGAACCCACCCGTCAGGCGTGAAGTGGAGGAAAAGCAGAGAGCCGATGTGCTTCATGCTTCAGCAGTGGCCATGGCCAAGAGAATGTATAACCAACAGCAACGTCGGACAGAGGAGAGCACGAAAGCACATGCCCGATCCTCATCATTCCCCCGACACGGTCCAAATCGCCCACTAGATGCCGATGAAGAACCTCCCGTCATGCATAATAACCTGCAGGAGGCAGCATATCGATTGGCGCAGGAACGCCTTGCTAAACTGCAGGAGGAGCATCAGAAGAATCGGAACATGTCGGACTATTATGGAACACCAGGAGGGCCAAGCCGCACCAAGTTCGGAACGATCAGAGGGAGGCTCACTAGGAAACGCTCCTCTAGTGACGGAGATCTCCTCGAGGACCAACGACGTTCCCAGCACATCCGGAAGCAAATGTCGATGCTGAATAGCAAGCTGTCCGAGGTCGATGAAGAGAAACGAGCCAAGGACCGGCAAGCTTTACTTGCCGCTGCTCAACGCAACGTACGGGCTCAACTTCACGACATGGACGAGAAGGTGCTGGCAGAAAAGGGCGGAATCAAGGCGAAGCCCATGGGTGACTGGGAACGCAAAGCCTTGATAGCTGCTCAGACGAGGTTCGACGAGAACAATACTTCGTATCACTCTGGAAAGATTGATATCGGTGGTGGAAAGTTTATGGACCAGTCTGAGGTGGACGCGATTGCCGCCAGAAAGGTTCAACCTTTGCTGGACGAAATTAACGAGAGGGCTGAACGTGAACAGGCGAGATTAGAGGAGGAGCGTCTGGAAGAAGAGAGACGGCGGGAAGAGGCTAAGAGGGAAAGGctgagagagaaagaggtACAAGATATTCATAAGAAACTCAAAG ACCAACAGAAGGAAGACGAAAAGGCTCGCAAAGCTGAGCTCAAGGAAGAAAACAAGAGACGCAAGGAGGAAATCAAAGCCATCAAACAGGAGCATAAGCTGGCGGCGATGGAGGGTAAacagaaggagaaggaggtgattgGCCCCCCACCAGCAGTTGACACCGAAGAGACAGCCGTCGAGCCCGTCGCCGAGCCATCACCGGAGACAGAGGACAAGCAACCCACCACCGCGCACCGGCACGCCCTCTCCATCAGCTTCCCCCGCCGGAAAAAGATCACCAAAgaaacaccctcctcacctgaAAAATCCCCCAAATCAGAAGGAGAATCCCACGGCAAAGTCCGCACCTGGCTTCTATCCCGGCTCCCCCGTCCTCGCGCCAAATCCTCCAGCGCAGCAGAAGGCCCCAACGACCCAAGCACAGCCAAAAAAGGGGCCTTCATAGGCGGAGCAGCCCTTGCTCGCTTGGTACACAACAACTCCAGCTCCCCATCCGTAGCCGGCTCCCAACCCCAGGCAGCGATTAACCGCCCTTCCACCTCGGGAGCAGACAACCTTGGAACTAGCTCCTCCCTGCACGAAGTCGCGATGGCAGGCAGACCACAACCCCACGACGAGCCCGGGGAGGCAAGTGGGCTgaaccctcctccacctgcgATTGTCCGTCCGGTTACGCCAGCGAGGACGATATCGCAAGTTAGCGTGCCTGTCTCGGATGTCTCGGAGAGGACGGTGAGCAGTTTGAGTAGTAGTGATGACGGGCATACGGTGGATAAGTTTGTCGAGGCTAGGAGTCAGCTGGGGAGTCCGCTGACGCCGCCGAGGACGCTgggtgggaggttgggggttcCTGTTGCGGGGAGCAATGGGAGGTCGAGTccgttggggagggagtcgaGGTTTTCGGAGAATTTGTCGGAGTAG
- the KIN28 gene encoding TFIIH complex serine/threonine-protein kinase subunit kin28 (EggNog:ENOG503NWVI; COG:D; COG:K; COG:L), producing MAVSPLVYPPQPSLSSPHKRQPPSSQQTSSNGTPSGAPLSAAKPILPLPRQDPSSSTTPPPSLTLDPIEQMNELEKRKYVKGRKLGEGTYANVYLGHSRSDPTSLVAIKKIKVQAQYNDGLAPDAVRELKHLQELRGHPNIIQLYSVFSSKDQNLNLVLEYLPLGDLEMLIKDVDRVRYGAGDIKAWMGMLTRAVWFCHENYVLHRDIKPNNLLIAADGEVKLADFGLARGFSDPGWRMTATVITRWYRPPELLFGARHYSGAVDIWSVGMVFAELIIRTAYLPGNTEVEQIALICKQIGTPTEDNWPGVTQLSQYTVPSEVTPVWGKEAYMGRFGAVGSEGVDLLVKTLALDPKKRITAREMLEHRWWRTEPKPTRKEDLPRKSGGGEEKMGADLKRRNGVLEGEDRGSKVARKLDFGAMK from the coding sequence ATGGCTGTCTCCCCCCTAGTCTaccccccccaaccatcCCTCAGCTCCCCTCACAAacgccaacccccctcctctcaacaAACCTCCAGCAATGGCACCCCAAGCGGTGCTCCCCTCTCAGCAGCCAAAccaatcctccccctcccccgacaagacccctcctcctccaccaccccccctccctccctcaccctcgaccCAATCGAACAAATGAACGAGCTCGAAAAGCGCAAATACGTCAAAGGCCGCAAATTAGGTGAAGGCACCTACGCCAACGTCTACTTGGGGCACTCCCGCTCCGACCCAACCtccctcgtcgccatcaAAAAGATAAAAGTCCAAGCCCAATACAACGACGGCCTCGCCCCCGACGCCGTCCGAGAGCTCAAGCACCTCCAAGAACTCCGCGGCCACCCAAACATCATCCAGCTCTACTccgtcttctcctccaaagACCAAAACTTGAATCTAGTACTCGAGTACCTCCCCCTCGGGGACCTGGAAATGCTCATCAAGGACGTCGACAGGGTCCGGTACGGCGCGGGGGATATAAAAGCCTGGATGGGCATGCTCACGAGAGCGGTCTGGTTCTGCCACGAGAATTACGTCTTGCACAGGGATATCAAACCAAACAATTTACTCATCGCCGCTGATGGGGAGGTCAAGCTCGCTGATTTCGGTCTGGCGAGGGGGTTCTCCGATCCGGGATGGAGGATGACGGCCACGGTCATCACCCGCTGGTACCGGCCTCCTGAGCTCCTCTTTGGCGCAAGGCACTACTCGGGCGCGGTGGATATATGGTCTGTGGGCATGGTGTTCGCTGAGCTGATCATTCGAACCGCGTATCTCCCGGGCAACACAGAGGTGGAACAGATCGCGCTGATCTGCAAGCAGATTGGGACGCCGACGGAGGATAACTGGCCGGGCGTGACGCAGTTGAGCCAGTATACCGTCCCCAGCGAGGTGACGCCTGTGTGGGGAAAAGAGGCGTACATGGGACGGTTCGGGGCGGTGGGgtcggagggggtggatttgTTGGTCAAGACGTTGGCGTTGGatccgaagaagaggatcACGGCCAGGGAGATGCTGGAGCacaggtggtggaggacaGAGCCGAAGCCGACGAGAAAGGAAGATTTGCCGAGGAAGagcggggggggggaagaaaagaTGGGGGCGgatttgaagaggaggaatggggttttggagggggaggatagGGGGAGCAAAGTGGCGAGGAAGCTGGATTTTGGGGCTATGAAATAA
- a CDS encoding uncharacterized protein (EggNog:ENOG503NY06; COG:S): MRHLPYLSYYLYPILAGLIWLATLLALLIHWLVPPVSRAHYPSMAASQQIAYISDVGASTLKPLFITGCVLTTVFLDISFAADYYLRHKGRLVPNQTRTETVLAFLTIGFAIIGTVGLILLSVFDTARYPKLHNIFLLLFIGGYVLSAIFICWEYQRLGQHYKHHHHLSTSFWIKLTFVILEILLAIAFVSCTFTQHYNAGAVLEWVIAFIFSAYVFSFVVDLWPAIKTQPNLNLHNPREKGMGFEGNGGQVVNGNGYGNGDGNGTGDMRYVGASEMEEGGGESSGSHLPIQGYGNAVGGGPVMGLTDHSSRPVTRERGLAGNF, from the exons ATGCGCCACCTCCCCTACCTCTCCTACTACCTCTACCCCATCCTCGCAGGCCTCATCTGGCTagccaccctcctcgccctcctcatccactgGCTCGTCCCCCCCGTCTCCCGAGCGCACTACCCCTCCATGGCAGCCTCCCAACAAATAGCCTACATCTCCGACGTCGGCGCCTCAACACTAAAgcccctcttcatcaccggCTGCGTCCTCACCACTGTTTTCCTCGACATCTCCTTCGCGGCAGATTACTACCTCCGCCACAAAGGCCGGTTGGTCCCCAACCAAACCCGGACGGAGACAGTCCTCGCCTTTCTCACCATCGGGTTCGCAATCATTGGAACTGTCGGGTTGATTTTGCTCTCGGTGTTCGACACGGCGAGGTACCCGAAGCTGCACAATATTTTTTTGCTGCTGTTTATTGGGGGGTATGTGCTGTCGGCGATTTTTATTTGTTGGGAGTATCAGCGGTTAGGTCAAC ACTataaacaccaccaccacctctccacaTCCTTCTGGATCAAACTAACATTTGTCATTCTGGAAATCTTGCTAGCGATCGCTTTTGTGTCATGCACATTCACCCAGCACTACAACGCCGGCGCGGTGTTGGAGTGGGTTATTGCTTTTATCTTTTCGGCGTACGTGTTTAGCTTTGTGGTTGATCTCTGGCCTGCGATCAAGACGCAGCCAAATTTGAATTTGCACAACCCAAGAGAAAAAGGGATGGGGTTTGAGGGGAATGGGGGGCAGGTGGTGAATGGGAATGG gtatgggaatggggatgggaatgggacggGGGACATGAGGTATGTCGGGGCGAgcgagatggaggagggcgggggggagaGTAGCGGGAGTCATTTGCCCATTCAGGGGTATGGGAATGCAGTGGGCGGTGggccggtgatggggttgacggATCACAGTAGCAGGCCggtgacgagggagagggggttggccGGTAACTTCTAA
- a CDS encoding uncharacterized protein (COG:L; BUSCO:EOG09260OE9; EggNog:ENOG503NW30), with translation MPPKASRRAQSLAARRSRKSSPAEEAANEGENVAAFLTQLRSAPMSVPKDQQGSEHPAKRAKTSRHGVITVARESLSLLITDAPDFDYNGLSTSRDVSNIIALQVFNAQSAQIFVPSSDLQLIIGPRTKSRNSNFHLSFRLQGDEISPTLRPALEVAHTQGVDPGDEGCLWTAVAMSIQQSGPGLRLEVSIEVRWNEQVTVWSSKRAATSPQETLRNIVFSTWYPELALPKDKLSSLSWSPQDFYEAACVPDKQSFDAEVSKMEVPRLEAKLYPFQQRAVQWLLKREGVRWSQDAHNGVGGVVPNLPSDSTELPISWSKAHDVDGNTIYLSPLIGAVTTDTGLFEALEGPPGGILAEEMGLGKTLEVISLMLLHPRPETNVMVYDHFLGRELLASTATLIVTPTTLLDQWLSEIQRHAPSLNVLFYPGIRKASKEGQELSAEYLAQQDVVVTTYEVLRTEIWAASDEPVRSMRNAKQYESVKSPLVQVSWWRVCIDEAQMVENWSTNAAQLARRIPRINAWGVTGTPVKDDIQKDLRGLLLFLRYDLFAVPGKVWNLISRRDKQSFRELFRLLSMRHTKSMVKSEIKIPPQKRYVITMPFTAVEEQHYQSLFEELTASCGLDRQGNPLSDDWDPEDPAVQNAMRVALDRLRQTALHPEVGSRNRRALGQKSAPMRTVMEVLEAMLEQSEAAMRTDQRNLLQWQLARGQILACQKRVRDALALWKEVLNKANGWVAECHQQFRQAQEEARKARKPRNPTSESDDDEETDEGEREEFWSAQVGEARRRLRSALEVQHAAVFFCGNAYFTIKTDETSTVKDSDEFKELEKLEVESYDRAKEIRKEILQESHKKATKLMEHLAHRAAEQNFAEIPEFKPPSQSGLETSRIVDALTDIGGALDEQANQIDEWREHVIQLLLKPLVDEDNDEVTGEEYEQSTKLQDEILVYLQVLRTALADRSAAVTGQKNFLVEHETKVAARMAAEGDGPFPEKLLQLLAESQAIKPPFVEGQALSSLRGVVSELRGLTLKLRQDTASGSARAAAELEIADALLKSTTSHQNDQAKAVASMEKETEKCMDTLNARLAFYRQLQEVSDMVGDYEGSREEGPLQTALRTADKQVQTLQGKLAAAEAKHRYLIHLKDTESGSEESKTCIICQSTFSIGVLTVCGHQFCKECITLWWKAHRKCPVCKRQLNSNNLHDISLKPQELKLHPESTTTAPAPSSSPNDQPSSTSSPTSPSQPTTTIYSTFNPEKLSQIKSIDLPSFGPSYTTKVDTLLRHLLWLRSSDPGAKSIIFSQYKEFLEVLALACKRYHIGYTSFDKPNGTTSFKSDPSVEVFLLFARAHSSGLNLVNASHVFICEPMLNTALELQAIARVDRIGQEQETTVWLYLVEGTVEEGIYDLSVRKRLEHIGGGGGQQQQDDDNGKKGKGKGKRPGTVVAVVDLEEADRLEMQQAKLGRLMGRDGVIAGEVVEGEDLWSCLFGHLKRGQQQGTDRQLVEDPVTRGFLAAEAAEGRMVIRNGEGRA, from the exons ATGCCCCCAAAGGCCAGCCGAAGGGCGCAAAGCTTGGCTgcgagaaggtcaaggaaaTCATCCCCCGCGGAAGAAGCTGCCAACGAAGGCGAAAATGTTGCAGCGTTTCTGACGCAGCTTCGGTCCGCCCCTATGTCGGTCCCCAAGGATCAGCAGGGCTCAGAACATCCTGCAAAACGGGCCAAGACATCACGCCATGGTGTGATAACAGTAGCACGGGAATCTCTGTCGCTTCTCATTACCGACGCACCAGATTTCGACTACAATGGACTTAGCACATCCCGAGATGTCAGCAATATCATCGCCTTGCAGGTCTTCAATGCCCAATCGGCTCAGATATTCGTCCCTTCGTCCGATTTGCAACTGATAATTGGACCTCGGACAAAATCCCGAAACTCAAACTTTCATCTCTCGTTCCGGCTACAAGGCGATGAAATATCCCCAACCTTGAGACCAGCGTTGGAGGTGGCTCATACTCAAGGTGTCGATCCCGGCGATGAAGGATGTCTGTGGACCGCTGTGGCCATGTCCATCCAGCAGAGCGGTCCAGGCCTCCGTCTTGAGGTCTCAATTGAGGTCAGATGGAATGAACAAGTTACAGTTTGGAGCAGCAAAAGGGCTGCCACATCGCCACAGGAGACGCTTCGAAATATCGTGTTTTCGACATGGTACCCGGAGCTGGCCCTGCCCAAGGATAAATTATCCTCGCTTTCATGGTCGCCTCAAGACTTTTACGAGGCTGCATGTGTCCCAGACAAGCAAAGCTTCGATGCAGAGGTCTCAAAAATGGAGGTCCCACGGTTAGAGGCAAAACTGTACCCATTCCAGCAGAGAGCCGTCCAGTGGTTGCTAAAGCGGGAGGGTGTACGGTGGTCTCAAGATGCACACAACGGCGTGGGCGGTGTCGTGCCAAATCTGCCGTCAGATTCGACCGAGTTACCAATTTCTTGGTCGAAGGctcatgatgttgatggcaaCACGATCTATTTGAGCCCGCTGATCGGTGCGGTCACAACAGATACCGGTTTATTTGAGGCTCTGGAGGGCCCCCCCGGCGGGATTCTCGCTGAAGAAATGGGTCTCGGGAAGACGCTGGAAGTCATCAGCCTGATGCTTTTGCATCCTCGCCCGGAAACCAATGTCATGGTCTACGACCACTTTCTAGGGAGGGAGCTACTTGCATCAACGGCAACACTGATCGTCACGCCTACTACGCTGCTTGATCAGTGGCTTTCGGAGATTCAACGTCACGCACCATCTCTCAACGTACTGTTCTATCCTGGAATCAGAAAAGCATCcaaagaaggccaagaactCTCAGCAGAGTACCTTGCTCAGCAGGATGTTGTAGTCACAACGTACGAGGTGCTAAGAACTGAAATATGGGCAGCTTCTGACGAGCCTGTGCGATCGATGCGGAACGCGAAACAATATGAATCGGTCAAGTCCCCTCTTGTACAGGTCTCTTGGTGGCGAGTGTGCATCGACGAGGCCCAGATGGTGGAAAACTGGAGTACCAACGCAGCGCAACTGGCTCGTCGAATTCCAAGGATTAATGCTTGGGGGGTAACTGGTACGCCAGTGAAGGACGATATCCAGAAGGATCTCCGTGGTCTTCTTCTGTTCCTCCGTTACGACCTCTTTGCAGTCCCTGGCAAGGTATGGAATCTCATCTCAAGGCGAGACAAGCAGTCATTCCGAGAGCTATTTCGACTTCTGTCTATGCGCCACACAAAATCCATGGTCAAGAGCGAGATCAAGATCCCGCCTCAGAAGCGCTATGTCATCACGATGCCTTTTACTGCTGTCGAGGAACAGCATTATCAGAGTCTTTTCGAGGAACTGACGGCTAGTTGCGGTCTTGATAGGCAAGGCAACCCGCTGAGTGATGATTGGGACCCTGAAGATCCCGCTGTCCAGAATGCTATGCGTGTAGCTCTCGATCGACTTCGTCAGACAGCTTTGCATCCCGAGGTGGGGAGTCGGAATCGTCGAGCGTTGGGCCAAAAGTCTGCGCCTATGCGGACGGTCATGGAGGTTCTGGAAGCCATGCTGGAACAGAGTGAGGCAGCCATGAGGACCGACCAACGTAACCTGCTTCAGTGGCAGCTCGCACGTGGACAAATCCTAGCATGTCAGAAGCGGGTGAGAGATGCGTTGGCTTTGTGGAAGGAGGTGCTGAATAAGGCCAATGGCTGGGTTGCAGAATGTCATCAACAGTTTAGACAAGCTCAGGAGGAGGCACGCAAAGCACGAAAGCCTCGCAACCCGACATCAGAGAgtgatgacgatgaagagaCTGATGAGGGGGAGCGTGAGGAGTTTTGGTCTGCTCAGGTCGGTGAGGCTCGACGCAGGTTGCGTTCTGCTTTGGAGGTACAGCATGCTGCTGTGTTCTTCTGTGGAAATGCATACTTTACGATCAAGACAGATGAGACGTCGACTGTGAAGGACTCGGATGAGTTCaaagagctggagaagctcgaggTGGAAAGCTATGACCGCGCCAAAGAGATCAGAAAGGAGATTCTTCAAGAG AGCCACAAGAAGGCTACCAAGCTAATGGAGCACTTGGCTCATCGGGCTGCCGAGCAAAATTTTGCCGAGATCCCTGAATTCAAGCCTCCCAGTCAATCGGGACTCGAGACGAGCAGAATCGTCGATGCCTTGACAGACATCGGCGGGGCTTTGGACGAACAAGCAAACCAGATAGATGAATGGCGAGAGCACGTTattcagcttcttctcaaacCGCTGGTCGACGAAGATAACGACGAGGTCACTGGTGAAGAGTACGAGCAATCGACCAAGCTCCAAGACGAGATTCTTGTCTATCTTCAAGTCCTCCGCACCGCTCTTGCTGACCGGTCAGCCGCGGTAACTGGACAGAAGAACTTTTTGGTGGAACATGAGACCAAAGTTGCTGCTCGGATGGCGGCTGAGGGAGACGGACCTTTTCCCGAaaagctcctccagcttcttgctgAGAGCCAGGCTATCAAGCCTCCTTTTGTTGAGGGGCAGGCACTCAGTTCATTGAGAGGGGTGGTATCAGAGCTGCGAGGTTTGACTCTGAAGCTGAGACAAGACACAGCTTCAGGAAGTGCAAGGGCTGCTGCCGAGCTTGAGATTGCCGATGCACTGCTCAAGTCGACAACTAGTCACCAGAATGACCAGGCGAAGGCTGTTGCGTCCATGGAGAAGGAGACAGAAAAGTGCATGGATACGCTCAATGCTCGGTTGGCCTTTTATCGTCAGCTTCAAGAGGTTTCCGATATGGTCGGTGATTATGAGGGCTCTAGAGAGGAGGGACCTCTTCAGACGGCGCTTCGGACGGCGGACAAGCAAGTGCAGACTTTGCAGGGGAAGCTTGCAGCTGCTGAAGCCAAGCATAGATACT TGATCCACCTGAAAGACACAGAATCAGGCTCCGAAGAGTCCAAGACGTGCATCATCTGCCAATCCACCTTCTCGATCGGAGTTTTGACGGTATGCGGCCACCAGTTCTGCAAAGAATGCATAACTCTCTGGTGGAAAGCCCACAGAAAGTGCCCCGTCTGCAAGAGGCAGCTCAactccaacaacctccacgaCATAAGTCTCAAACCTCAGGAACTCAAACTCCATCCCgagtcaacaacaacagcccctGCTCCTTCGTCCAGTCCCAACGATCagccctcatcaacctcctcccccaccagtccatcccaacccacaacaacaatctACAGCACCTTCAACCCAGAAAAGCTTTCCCAAATCAAATCCATCGACCTCCCTTCCTTCGGGCCCTCATACACAACCAAAGtcgacaccctcctccgccatctccTCTGGCTCCGAAGTTCGGACCCCGGAGCGAAATCAATCATCTTTTCCCAATACAAGGAATTCCTCGAAGTCCTCGCTCTTGCTTGCAAGAGGTATCACATAGGGTACACCTCCTTCGACAAACCCAAcggcaccacctccttcaaaTCCGACCCTTCCGTTGAagtctttttattattcGCGCGAGCACACTCTTCGGGGTTGAATCTAGTCAACGCAAGCCATGTTTTCATCTGTGAACCAATGCTCAACACTGCGCTTGAACTGCAGGCGATAGCAAGGGTGGACAGGATCgggcaggagcaggagacgACGGTGTGGTTGTATCTGGTGGAGGGGACGGTCGAGGAGGGGATATATGATTTGAGTGTGAGGAAGAGGTTAGAGCAtattgggggtggggggggacaacagcagcaggatgatgataatggcaagaagggcaaaggaaagggaaagaggCCTGGGAcagtggtggcggtggtggatttggaaGAGGCGGATAGGTTGGAGATGCAGCAGGCTAagctggggaggttgatggggagggacgGGGTTattgcgggggaggtggtggagggggaggatttgTGGAGCTGTTTGTTTGGGCATTTGAAGagggggcagcagcaggggaCTGATAGACAGTTGGTGGAGGATCCGGTGACGAGGGGGTTTTTGGCTgccgaggcggcggaggggaggatggtcATTAGGAACGGCGAGGGGAGGGCGTAA
- the FYV4 gene encoding telomere length regulation protein (EggNog:ENOG503P28V; COG:S), translating into MERIRPTRGTHMNSLRLHSAFGLLLRPAAAAPVGVSTAVHGLRAFSATTSSQSAEAAPSPVPKPKTWIPNPTPFVPNVQTFLTLIGRDLKSHASKFPSWDSLFSLTSEQLRELGVEPPRSRRYLLRWRDKFARGEYGIGGDLKYVKGGKAILKLVEKVKSPELRLRYVVNVPEGKEVEDLPLSQQVRAKGFKVRGVDKITGPYVLPLKGGRAAVLKVTEGMWEDKRGHKVDGGERRRAEVRFKRGVAERKARREAQGLY; encoded by the exons ATGGAGCGCATTCGACCGACGAGAGGAA CGCACATGAATTCGCTACGACTCCATTCTGCCTTCGGGCTCCTGCTCCGacctgccgctgctgccccgGTTGGTGTTTCGACCGCTGTCCACGGACTCAGAGCCTTCTCTGCGACGACATCCTCACAATCCGCCGAAGCCGCCCCATCACCTGTTCCAAAACCCAAGACATGGATCCCGAATCCCACACCATTCGTCCCCAATGTCCAGACCTTCCTCACCCTGATCGGCCGCGATCTTAAATCACACGCCTCCAAATTTCCCTCATGGGATTCACTTTTCAGCTTAACTTCTGAACAACTAAGGGAGCTCGGTGTGGAACCACCACGCTCACGGCGGTATCTGCTAAGGTGGCGGGACAAGTTTGCGAGGGGAGAGTACGGCATTGGTGGTGACTTGAAGTATGTCAAGGGCGGCAAAGCTATTTTGaagctggtggagaaggtCAAGAGCCCAGAGTTGAGGTTACGATATGTGGTCAACGTGCCTGAGGGCAAGGAGGTGGAAGATCTCCCGCTCAGCCAACAGGTCAGGGCGAAGGGTTTCAAAGTCAGGGGTGTCGACAAGATCACAGGTCCATATGTTCTACCACTGAAGGGTGGTAGGGCAGCTGTGCTCAAGGTGACGGAGGGCATGTGGGAAGACAAGAGAGGACACAAGGTGGATGGCGGTGAGAGAAGACGGGCCGAGGTCCGCTTCAAGCGGGGTGTTGCCGAGCGGAAGGCCCGGAGAGAAGCTCAGGGTCTCTATTAA